The genomic window TTCCTGACGTTCACGAAGGGGAGAGGCCAGCTGTGCTGTCTGACTGCCAAGACAGGCGGAGGACTCCTGAGGGGTCACAGCCTGGATTCCCCATCTGGCCCAGCCCATCTGCCTCCACTTCTCCTTGCCCAAGATAGCCAGTGGCCCAGGCATGATAGGGCTCAGGCCGCCTGTAAGGGCCACGACCCTGGGTCTTCTGAGCAGTACAAGTGGTTTTAGAAAGTGCTGCTCGGCTGACTGCACAAATGGGGTGCCGGGGGAGCCCACACTCACCATGAGGCTGCTGAACTCCTTGGTCACGAGAAAGGCCATGAGCCAGTTGGTGAGGACACAGATGCCTGTCGCCACACCCTTGACATGCAGAGGGAAGATCTCTGACATGAGCAGCCAGGGGATGGGCCCCCAGCCCACCGCAAAGCCTGTGGGAGCGAGACAGGCAAGACCGGCATCAGGGCCGGCAGGGCTGGGCTCCTCGGCTCGCCGCAGAGCCAGGAGACCCAGCTTCCCGGCCTGTGGGGCTGAGGGGTCCTGGATCCCAGTGTGGTCCCGCCAGCTCCATGCTCTTTCCTGCCAAGGCCTCGGCCAGCCTCTTCCCTCCTCAGGCACAGGCTCTGTCTCTGAGATGGGGTCACAACGGGGCCTGCTCAAGGGCTGCTCAGGGGATTCAGTGAAAGGAAAGCAGAGGAGCCTAGTTCAGCATCTGCATGTGGTCAGAGCTATAAATGCAGAGCTTGGGATCTGTGAGACTAGAGGTGAGGCTGGGGAAGACCCCACCTGCTGGGAGCCGCCAGAGCAGAGCCGGGGGATCGCCTCCCACTCCTCGCCCAGCCTCCCACGGGCCCCCTTACCGGCGATGAAGAGGCACATGCTGCCCACGGCCAGCCAGGCCAGCCCCACGCTGGCATCAACAGGCTCTGCGGAGACAGGCGCCGACAGGGCCATGTGCGAGGAGTTGCCGGGCCCACCCTGCGTCAGCTTGAAGTAGGTGCCGAAGGCGCTCGTGCTGAACACCATGGCCACACCTGCAAGCGGGAGGGTGGCGGTGGGTGGGGCGCCCGGGGAATGGCCCAGGGGGCAGCAGCATGGCCTGGATGCCTCTGAGAGGGGCGGGCTCGGCTCCCAGAGAGCGGCCAGCCTGGTGTTCTGGGACCTTGGCTCCAGGAGCCCTGACTGGGTGGCAGCCACCCCGCCTTGGACCTCAGCGATCTGCAAGAAGTTCCTGGAGCAGACCCTCTGGGCCGAGGAAACGGGAGGTACCggcgcagcagcagcagcgggtGACCCTCAGCCCCGACGGTTGTCTTTGCAGCAGCTGCTGGGTACCCATGTCCGTGGGCCGCAGCTCTTGCTGAAGGTCTCACGTGGATCACCTCCCACTCCTCACAATAGCGCTGAGGGAGGCGCTACCGTTACCCCCATTTCCCAGagggggagactgaggctcagagaggtaaagtcacTTGTCCAAAACGACCCACAAGCTCCTGAGTCACTTCACCTTCCTGGCCCTCAGTGTTCCCATCATAAGCTGGGGCTGTGACGGTGCCTTCTGGTGGGTTCACCAGAGGTCAAAGGCGTGGTGTGGGAGTACCACTAGCATGGACAGGCCTCCAGTGAGCGCTTGGTGACGAGCTGCCGTCAAATCATGGCCGCATTAGTCCACGACGTTTGTCATCACAAATGCTCCCTGTCCTCCTCCTGCAGTGTGGTGGCCTGGGCAAAGGCCCTCCAGCCCATGGCGGGGAGGCTGCTCAGGGGTGAGCCCTCACCTGACAAGACCAGGAGCAGCCTCCGCCCTGCTCTGTCCATGATGAGAGCCGCCACAGCTGTGAACAGCACCTGGATGACACCCACGACGACCGAGGCCAGGCTGCTGTCCTGGGGGAGATGGAGCCCAGGCAGGTCAGGCCGGTCAGCCGAGAGCTGGGTCCCTCCCTCTCCAGGCCTGTGCTGGGTGGCTGGGCCCTGGGCTCGGGGAGGAAGCTCCATCTCTGTGGGGGCTGGACGAGGCAGGCCAGGCAGGGGCCCCCTTTACCTTGAACTTGGCCTCTTCAAAGATAGTCTCTGCATAGAACATGACAGCGTTGACCCCCGACAGCTGCTGGAAGGCCATCAGGGAGACGCCGATGATGAAGGGCTTGTAGATGCCGGGCTGCCGCAGCAAGGCCAGGTGAAAGCTCTGCTCTGACGGAGACTGGCCATCAGgatttctctctcccctcccgcAAGGGGCCCCCCTCTATGGCTCCACTGTCCTAAGACTTGGGGAGTGTGTCGGCTCCTCATCCCAGCGCCCCCTCTGTCCTCAGGTGTGCAGACAAGTCCCAGCCTCCCCATGTGTCAGGTGAGATGACCCTCACCTGCCCAGGGCACTTCCTGATAGGTGGGGGGAGCCACAAAGAGGTAATCTGGGCGAAGAGCAAGCTGGGCTGTCCTCATCCCTGCCATGACCAACACGTCCAGCACCTCCCTCAGGTCTGGACGTGGCCCTAGCTGAGCACCTCCTACGGCCCTCCCCACTGACCTTCCCTCCCCACTGACCCCGCCCTCCTCACTGACCCCGCCCTCCTCACTGACCCCGCCCTCCTCACTGACCCCGCCCTCCTCACTAagcccctccttccttccccccacTGAGCCCCACCCACCACTGTGAAGCATGTGCTGACTCCCATGTCACAGGGGAAGAGCTAAGGCTTAGGTGAGGGGCAGCGTGGGAGCTTCAAACCCATGCCTGGGTGACTCTAGAACCCAGACTCTTAACCCTCTACCCTGCCCTACAACTCCCTTGTTAAATCCAAGtcctcagctctgcctctgtatcccccaccaggcctggccattCTCTTCCTGAGACAGAAAGGGTCAAAGCTCGGCCTTTGCTGGTGACTTCGGAGGCTAGGGCCCAGCTCCGTGGGGTTCCAGCTGTCTTGGCGTGCTCTAAGACAGGAAGCACTGGGACTGTCTTcgctgagggtggagggtggacaGGTACCTCCCTGTCCCCCCAAAGTGTGGCCTTGGGAACGGGCTGTGCTACCCTCCCGTGACTGCTGTCCCACTCCTGtcagctctgcctcccatcctCTCACCTGCTCGGCCCCAATGGGGGGGTCTTCCCAGCCCTGCTCGGAGCCCCACAGGAACCGCAGGGCGGCCATGGCCTCCTGGCGCCTGTGCTGAGTCAGCAGGAAGCGCGGGGTCTCGGGCATGACGCACATGAGCAGCAGCATGAGGGAGGGGGGCGCGCAGCCCAGCACAGCCAGCCAGCGCCACTCCAGCACCCAGCCTGCGGGAGGTTGTTGGGGGGAGGCTGGTGTCAGAGCCAGGGTGAGCCAGCCTGGGCCTTGCCAGCCTCAAAGACTCAGCTtcagagatggggccttgctgcCTCTGCACATCTGCCCTCGTGTTTCCTACTGACATTGCCATTATCACAGCTGTCATGAAGGCACATGGCATGGGCCAACCACACCAGCTGTAGAAGCGATGGTGGGTATGACAACGCGGACATTACTAGGCTACATCTGTTCGGCGAAACATTTATGTAGCCACAGAACAAAGGATGAGGTGTTTGCTGCATGTCCACGTGGTATGATGTGGCACCATTTGTAgaagaggtgggggagggaggataaATATGCATATCCCTCGTATGAACAGACTCTCTGAAGGCTACCAAGAACCAGGCAATGGGGGCTCCCGCAGACAAGAAAGGGACAGAGGTGGAGTAAGCTTTTCACTGGACATTCCCCACGCTGGCACTTGAGTGTTGAGTCATTTGAATGCATTATTTATTCAAAGTATACATGAAAGTAGAGAGGTGAGAGGGTTTTGCTGTCTTGATGTATGAAGAACAGCACGAGTGCAGAATTGCCTAGCTTTATATAAAGGTTAAGAGGTTCTCTTACAAAGGGGCCTTGGAATAAATGAGTCTAGGGCATTGTTGCTCTAATTATTAATTTTTCCGAAGCCCAAGGCTTACCCATCCCTGGTTCCTGGTGGAAAAATACCTTTAAGATAGTCATGATGTCCCTATTTTTCTTCTGTGCTGGGGGTGCAGACAATCATTCTATGAAGTCTAGTTGTTGGAACATGATTGCCCCAGTGTGAAGGAACGTGTCACCACCATGTCACTTTGTGGAGTTAACGAGTTCACCCACCCCAGTGGATCAAAACTCACAGAAACTGATCGGGAAAGGTCGGAGAAGCAACAAGCACATATTCAGATGAGCTGAAGATAGTGCCACGGGTGGGTGGACACCTAGTACCTGTCCCCAAAATGATGAATGTCAGCGCCTGCACACAGTGGAGACTTTGGTTTGCTCAGGTCTCTCAAGGTAGCCAGATCGCTGGCAGGATTCTGAATTAGGGTAGTTAAGTGGGTAAAAACGAAAGACCAAAGACCTGTGTATCATCCGCCCCGAAGATCCAGAGGGCTTGTGCCCTGGGCCAGGCCATAGCCCGTCAGGCGTCCGAGGCCTCCTACCCCGATGACGCccatggttctttttttttttttttttttttttttttttttgagacggagtcttgctctgtcgcccaggctgtagtgcagtggccggatctcagctcactgcaagctccgcctcccgggttcacgccattctcctgcctcagcctcccgagtagctgggactacaggcgcccgccacctcgcccagctagatttttgtattttttagtagagacggggtttcaccgtgttagccaggatggtctcgatctcctgacctcgtgatccacccgtctcagcctcccaaagtgctgggattacaggcttgagccaccgcgcccagccagcccATGGTTCTTAAGTCCTTCCTTGACAGTTCTCATTTGGAACCCACTGTTAGGCACTTTTCATGTGTCACTTAATTTAATGGACAGGTACTGGACTAGGTGAGGTTATGCCCATTTcaagacagagaaactgaggcttccaGAGGTGGtgtgacttggccaaggtcatgCAGCACGTAGGAGAGGCTATCCCCAAACCCAGGATGGTCAGATTTGAAGcctgccctcttttttttttttttttgagacacagtctcactgggtcgcccacactggagtgcagtgacatgatctcagctcactgaaacctcagcctcccaggttcaagcaattcctgtgcctcagccccccaggtagctgggattacaggtgcccaccaccacgcccggctaatttttgtatttttttttttttttttttttgagacggagtctcgctctgtcgcccaggctggagtgcagtggcgcgatctcggctcattgcaagctccgcctcccgggttcacgccattctcctgcctcagcctcccgagtagctgggactacaggcacccacaaccgcgcccggctaattttttgtatttttagtagagacggggtttcaccgtggtctcgatctcctgaccttgtgatccgcccgcctcggcctcccaaagtgctgggattacaggcgtgagccaccgcgcccggccaatttttgtatttttaatagagatggggtttcaccatattggccaggctgatctcgaactcctggcctcaagtgatctgcctgccttggccccccaaagtgctgggattacaggcatgagccacagggtCTGGCCTCTAaagcctggcctctttttttttttttttttttttttttttttgagacggagtctcgctctgtcgcccaggctggagtgcagtggccggatctcagctcactgcaagctccgcctcccgggtttacgccattctcctgcctcagcctcctgagtagctgggactacaggcgcccgccacctcgcccggctagttttttgtattttttagtagagacggggtttcaccgtgttagccaggatggtctcgatctcctgacctcgtgatccgcccgtctcggcctcccaaagtgctggg from Macaca thibetana thibetana isolate TM-01 chromosome 15, ASM2454274v1, whole genome shotgun sequence includes these protein-coding regions:
- the SLC2A8 gene encoding solute carrier family 2, facilitated glucose transporter member 8 isoform X1, which gives rise to MTPEDPEETQPLLGPPGGSAPRGRRVFLAAFAAALGPLSFGFALGYSSPAIPSLQRAAPPAPHLDDAAASWFGAIVTLGAAAGGVLGGWLVDRAGRKLSLLLCSVPFVAGFAVITAAQDVWMLLGGRLLTGLACGVASLVAPVYISEIAYPAVRGLLGSCVQLMVVVGILLAYLAGWVLEWRWLAVLGCAPPSLMLLLMCVMPETPRFLLTQHRRQEAMAALRFLWGSEQGWEDPPIGAEQSFHLALLRQPGIYKPFIIGVSLMAFQQLSGVNAVMFYAETIFEEAKFKDSSLASVVVGVIQVLFTAVAALIMDRAGRRLLLVLSGVAMVFSTSAFGTYFKLTQGGPGNSSHMALSAPVSAEPVDASVGLAWLAVGSMCLFIAGFAVGWGPIPWLLMSEIFPLHVKGVATGICVLTNWLMAFLVTKEFSSLMEVLRPYGAFWLASAFCIFSVLFTLFCVPETKGKTLEQITAHFEGR
- the SLC2A8 gene encoding solute carrier family 2, facilitated glucose transporter member 8 isoform X2, translated to MTPEDPEETQPLLGPPGGSAPRGRRVFLAAFAAALGPLSFGFALGYSSPAIPSLQRAAPPAPHLDDAAASWFGAIVTLGAAAGGVLGGWLVDRAGRKLSLLLCSVPFVAGFAVITAAQDVWMLLGGRLLTGLACGVASLVAPVYISEIAYPAVRGLLGSCVQLMVVVGILLAYLAGWVLEWRWLAVLGCAPPSLMLLLMCVMPETPRFLLTQHRRQEAMAALRFLWGSEQGWEDPPIGAEQSFHLALLRQPGIYKPFIIGVSLMAFQQLSGVNAVMFYAETIFEEAKFKDSSLASVVVGVIQVLFTAVAALIMDRAGRRLLLVLSGVAMVFSTSAFGTYFKLTQGGPGNSSHMALSAPVSAEPVDASVGLAWLAVGSMCLFIAGGPQALRSLLACLRFLHLQCPFHLVLCP